In the genome of Salinispirillum sp. LH 10-3-1, one region contains:
- the secE gene encoding preprotein translocase subunit SecE, translating to MATQAANKGGALDALKWLVVIALLVIAVLGNGYFTDVGLLYRAIGVIAVVLVAAVVAMTTLRGRKFNQFRKEAWTELRKVIWPNRNETTQTTLLVLVVVLLVALMLWLFDMLISYLIGLFIG from the coding sequence ATGGCTACTCAGGCTGCGAACAAAGGCGGAGCTTTAGATGCCCTAAAGTGGCTTGTCGTCATTGCGCTTCTCGTGATCGCGGTGCTCGGCAACGGCTACTTTACTGACGTCGGATTGCTGTATCGCGCCATTGGTGTGATTGCGGTCGTTCTGGTGGCGGCGGTTGTGGCAATGACAACGCTGCGCGGGCGAAAGTTTAATCAGTTCAGAAAAGAAGCCTGGACTGAATTGCGTAAGGTAATCTGGCCGAATCGTAATGAAACAACACAGACCACGCTGTTGGTGTTGGTGGTTGTTTTGCTGGTTGCCTTGATGCTTTGGTTATTTGATATGCTGATCAGTTATTTGATCGGCTTGTTTATCGGTTAA
- the tuf gene encoding elongation factor Tu → MSKATFERSKPHLNVGTIGHVDHGKTTLTAALTRVCFDVWGTGEQRAFDQIDNAPEERARGITIATSHVEYDSPARHYAHVDCPGHADYVKNMITGAAQMDGAILVCSAADGPMPQTREHILLSRQVGVPYIVVFMNKADMVDDAELLELVEMEIRDLLSQYDFPGDDTPIIIGSALMALEGRDDNEMGTTAVKKLVETLDEYIPEPERAIDQPFLMPVEDVFSIAGRGTVVTGRIERGIVKTGDEVEIVGIRDTTKTIVTGVEMFRKLLDEGRAGENVGALLRGTKRDDVERGQVLAKPGTITPHTKFEAEVYVLSKEEGGRHTPFFKGYRPQFYFRTTDVTGSCELPEGVEMVMPGDNIKMEVTLIAPIAMEDNLRFAIREGGRTVGAGVVAKIIE, encoded by the coding sequence GTAAAACCACCCTGACAGCCGCGTTGACGCGCGTTTGTTTTGACGTTTGGGGTACAGGTGAGCAGCGTGCATTCGATCAAATCGACAACGCACCTGAAGAGCGCGCTCGTGGTATCACGATCGCTACTTCACACGTTGAGTATGATTCACCAGCACGTCACTACGCCCACGTAGACTGCCCAGGCCACGCTGACTATGTTAAAAACATGATCACCGGTGCGGCTCAGATGGACGGCGCTATCTTGGTTTGTTCAGCAGCTGACGGCCCAATGCCTCAGACGCGTGAGCACATCCTGTTGTCTCGTCAGGTAGGTGTACCGTACATCGTTGTATTCATGAACAAAGCGGACATGGTAGACGACGCTGAGTTGTTGGAGCTGGTAGAAATGGAAATCCGTGACTTGCTGTCACAGTACGATTTCCCAGGCGACGACACGCCGATCATCATCGGTTCTGCGCTGATGGCGCTGGAAGGTCGTGATGACAACGAAATGGGTACTACAGCGGTTAAGAAGCTGGTAGAGACTCTGGACGAGTACATTCCTGAGCCAGAGCGTGCTATCGACCAGCCGTTCCTGATGCCTGTGGAAGACGTTTTCTCAATCGCGGGTCGTGGTACGGTAGTAACTGGCCGTATCGAGCGCGGTATTGTTAAGACTGGCGACGAAGTGGAAATCGTTGGTATCCGTGATACCACTAAGACCATCGTAACCGGTGTAGAAATGTTCCGTAAGCTGCTCGACGAAGGTCGTGCCGGTGAGAACGTAGGTGCTTTGTTGCGTGGTACTAAGCGTGACGACGTAGAGCGTGGTCAGGTATTGGCTAAGCCAGGTACTATTACTCCGCACACCAAGTTCGAAGCGGAAGTATACGTGTTGAGCAAAGAAGAAGGTGGTCGTCACACGCCATTCTTCAAAGGCTACCGCCCACAGTTCTATTTCCGTACCACTGACGTGACCGGAAGCTGTGAGCTGCCAGAAGGCGTTGAGATGGTTATGCCTGGTGATAACATCAAGATGGAAGTCACTCTGATCGCGCCGATCGCGATGGAAGACAACCTGCGTTTCGCCATTCGTGAAGGTGGCCGTACCGTTGGTGCGGGCGTTGTAGCGAAAATTATCGAGTAA